A genomic window from Solanum stenotomum isolate F172 chromosome 10, ASM1918654v1, whole genome shotgun sequence includes:
- the LOC125841394 gene encoding nuclear intron maturase 2, mitochondrial yields the protein MHQRIVLSSYRVLQFSSFFSAKINALFIPELSICNPRNNGFTVFRAFMYTSTHSNRRAPDPNDPATLMKEDSISLCCKMWIDNFREPDKTVNNLTDYLRRFELWVLAYQKVSADDTGAYMPRSAITRPALEDLLALRNAVLDNRFKWGARLEFFIKSPRDKTDYESLSKRKIKAILTTTQPSAFQDRIVQEVLFMILEPVYEARFSQKSFAFRPGRTAHTALRVIRRSFAGYLWYIKGDLSTVLDGMKVGMVISALMRDVRDKKVVDLIKAALTTPVVTTRPDDVEKKKKTKRKYQKKRVLADDEPKPDPYWLESFFGFAPEEAEKVPSWGHCGILSPLLANVCLDELDRWMEDKIQEFYRPSKNDVIWNSPDGEVEQGNTSWPEFVPTSGPDKTRKIDYIRFGGHILIGVRGPRADAATLRKQLIEFCDQKYMLKLDNESLPIEHITKGIMFLDHVLCRRVVYPTLRYTATGGKIISEKGVGTLLSVTASLKQCIRQFRKLNFLKGDRDPDPQPCFRMFHATQAHTNAQMNKLLSTMVEWFRYADNRKKIVNFCSYIIRGSLAKLYAAKYKLRSRAKVYKIGSRTLSRPLKEKKGQSPEYHNLLRMGLVESIDGLMYTRMSLVPETDYTPFPGAWRPDHEKALLEYIKLSDQKTLEEQQNCLKEQGLISPQDYISMLVWNYKRNAVPVDQKSLLLGTGEEKDNEGNESDDDEGVHAAEI from the coding sequence ATGCATCAACGTATAGTATTATCCAGTTATCGGGTACttcaattttcttcatttttttctgcAAAAATCAATGCTTTATTTATCCCTGAATTAAGTATTTGTAACCCTAGAAATAATGGTTTTACTGTATTTCGTGCATTTATGTATACTTCCACACACTCTAATAGGAGAGCACCGGACCCGAATGATCCGGCCACCTTGATGAAAGAAGATAGTATATCACTTTGTTGTAAAATGTGGATTGATAATTTTCGAGAACCTGATAAGACAGTGAATAATTTAACTGATTATTTAAGGAGATTTGAATTGTGGGTATTAGCTTATCAAAAAGTTTCTGCTGATGATACGGGTGCATATATGCCTCGCAGTGCGATTACTCGGCCAGCACTTGAGGATTTGTTGGCTTTGAGAAATGCAGTTTTAGATAATAGATTTAAGTGGGGAGCTAGGTTGGAGTTTTTTATTAAATCTCCTAGGGATAAGACGGATTATGAGTCGTTGTCGAAGAGGAAGATTAAAGCTATCTTGACTACAACACAGCCAAGTGCATTTCAGGATAGGATTGTGCAGGAAGTGTTGTTTATGATATTGGAGCCGGTTTATGAGGCTCGGTTTTCGCAGAAGTCGTTTGCTTTTCGACCTGGAAGGACTGCACATACAGCTTTGAGGGTTATTAGGAGAAGCTTTGCAGGGTATTTGTGGTATATAAAAGGGGATTTAAGTACAGTTTTGGATGGGATGAAGGTTGGGATGGTCATTAGTGCTTTAATGAGGGATGTTAGAGATAAGAAGGTAGTTGATTTGATAAAAGCTGCTTTAACTACTCCTGTGGTAACTACTAGACCTGATGATgttgagaaaaagaagaagacgaaAAGAAAGTATCAGAAGAAGAGAGTCTTAGCAGATGATGAGCCGAAGCCTGATCCATACTGGCTGGAATCATTCTTTGGGTTTGCTCCAGAGGAGGCTGAGAAAGTACCTTCATGGGGGCATTGTGGTATACTTAGTCCACTTCTGGCTAATGTTTGCCTTGATGAGTTGGACCGCTGGATGGAAGATAAGATTCAGGAGTTTTATCGGCCTTCGAAGAATGATGTCATTTGGAATAGTCCAGATGGGGAAGTAGAACAAGGAAATACTTCTTGGCCCGAATTTGTTCCTACCAGTGGACCTGACAAGACCAGGAAGATTGATTACATCCGTTTTGGTGGTCACATTCTAATAGGGGTAAGAGGACCAAGAGCAGATGCTGCAACGCTAAGAAAGCAGTTAATTGAGTTCTGTGATCAGAAATACATGCTCAAGCTTGACAATGAGAGCCTTCCTATTGAACACATAACAAAAGGTATTATGTTTCTTGATCATGTATTGTGCCGTAGAGTAGTCTATCCCACACTTCGATACACTGCTACTGGTGGGAAAATCATTAGTGAAAAGGGTGTAGGGACACTGCTCTCTGTCACAGCTAGCCTGAAACAGTGCATTAGACAATTTAGAAAGTTGAACTTTCTCAAGGGAGACAGAGATCCAGATCCACAGCCGTGTTTTAGAATGTTTCATGCAACTCAAGCCCATACAAATGCTCAGATGAATAAGCTTTTGTCAACAATGGTGGAATGGTTCAGGTATGCTGATAATAGAAAAAAGattgttaatttttgttcttaTATCATTAGGGGTTCACTTGCTAAGCTCTATGCTGCAAAATACAAGCTTCGGTCACGAGCAAAGGTTTACAAGATTGGTTCTAGGACTCTTAGTCGTCCTCTGAAGGAGAAAAAGGGACAGTCACCAGAATACCATAACTTGCTGAGGATGGGCCTGGTGGAATCAATTGATGGGCTCATGTACACCCGCATGTCCCTGGTACCGGAAACTGATTATACTCCGTTCCCAGGGGCTTGGAGGCCCGATCATGAGAAGGCACTGCTGGAGTATATAAAGCTGAGTGACCAGAAAACTTTAGAGGAGCAACAGAACTGCCTAAAAGAACAAGGTCTGATCTCACCTCAGGATTACATTTCAATGCTCGTTTGGAACTACAAAAGAAATGCTGTTCCAGTAGATCAGAAAAGTTTGTTACTAGGCACAGGTGAGGAAAAAGATAATGAAGGAAATGAAAGTGATGATGATGAAGGGGTTCATGCAGCAGAAATTTAA
- the LOC125841409 gene encoding putative invertase inhibitor — protein sequence MWHCSFSSLSLCCLFLLLTIIPTHCYLISPPLLDLINSTCKECSDKSANINYNFCVTSLQAIPITHVTNLQGVGIVAMELALENASNTISTIEKMLSSKEFDPFAMNCLRDCLELYADAITMLVDAFVAFLAENFDIATVLMRTVMDATSTCDEEFTEKKGELTLLAKENYNLFQLSDISSCIIKQVSSVPSQLTNVSS from the coding sequence ATGTGGCATTGCTCTTTCTCTTCCCTCTCACTTTGCTGCTTATTCTTACTATTGACAATAATTCCTACACACTGTTACCTGATTTCTCCACCATTGTTAGACTTGATCAACTCAACCTGCAAAGAATGCTCAGATAAGTCAGCAAACATAAACTACAACTTCTGTGTTACTTCACTCCAAGCAATTCCTATAACTCATGTTACCAACTTACAAGGAGTAGGAATTGTAGCAATGGAGCTGGCTCTAGAAAATGCTAGCAACACGATTTCGACCATTGAGAAGATGCTCAGTAGCAAAGAGTTTGATCCTTTTGCTATGAACTGTTTAAGAGATTGCTTGGAACTTTATGCAGATGCTATTACCATGCTGGTTGATGCTTTTGTCGCGTTCTTGGCTGAGAATTTTGATATAGCTACTGTACTAATGAGGACAGTTATGGATGCGACATCAACGTGTGATGAAGAGTTCACTGAGAAGAAAGGAGAGTTGACACTACTAGCAAAGGAGAATTACAATCTCTTCCAATTGAGTGACATCTCCTCATGCATCATTAAACAAGTTTCCTCTGTTCCTTCTCAGCTAACTAATGTATCTTCTTAA
- the LOC125841415 gene encoding putative cytochrome c oxidase subunit 6b-like translates to MSSAQVDPHDKMRGRDVNKVAKGEQAPRPVHEFGTVSKPPPPSSTDHLFETEEKAKANAIADEIRRCYACFRSYLKCVEEKGNKDSECEKLGKAFKSSCPSEWIEKWHEENVVRR, encoded by the exons ATGTCATCAGCTCAAGTAGATCCACATGACAAAATGAGGGGTAGAGATGTTAACAAAGTAGCCAAAGGCGAACAAGCACCTCGCCCTGTTCATGAATTTGGCACTGTTTCTAAGCCGCCTCCTCCTTCCTCAACTGATCATCTG TTTGAAACGGAAGAAAAAGCTAAAGCTAATGCAATTGCTGATGAAATCCGCCGTTGTTATGCTTGTTTCCGCAGCTACCTTAA ATGCGTTGAAGAGAAGGGCAACAAGGACTCGGAGTGTGAGAAGCTTGGGAAGGCTTTCAAATCATCTTGTCCTTCAGAATGg ATTGAAAAGTGGCATGAAGAGAACGTGGTTCGTAGATAG